Proteins encoded in a region of the Sterolibacterium denitrificans genome:
- the hemF gene encoding oxygen-dependent coproporphyrinogen oxidase has translation MPSIDAALPAAYFSQLQERIVAALEACDGQQFRVDDWTRPDGSGHGSSRVIEEGNVFERGGVNFSRVRGARLPASASAAHPGLAEAGCDFEAMGLSLVLHPRNPYCPTAHMNVRCFIARRPDGDPQEAPLWWFGGGMDLTPYYPFEEDVRHFHARCRDALAPFEDGTDSHALHARYKDWCDRYFYLPHRQEPRGVGGIFFDDLDSGGFERCFALARNVGDSFIDAYLPLIERRRDLAYGERERDFQAYRRGRYVEFNLVCDRGTLFGLQSGGRSESILMSLPPIVRWRYDWQPAAGSAEARLYTDFLPPRDWLAESQ, from the coding sequence ATGCCGTCCATCGACGCTGCCCTGCCCGCCGCATATTTCAGCCAGTTGCAGGAGCGCATCGTGGCCGCGCTGGAAGCCTGCGACGGCCAGCAGTTCCGCGTCGATGACTGGACGCGACCCGATGGCAGCGGTCATGGCAGCAGCCGGGTGATCGAGGAAGGCAACGTGTTCGAGCGCGGCGGCGTGAACTTCTCCCGCGTGCGCGGCGCAAGGCTGCCCGCCTCGGCCAGCGCGGCGCATCCCGGGCTGGCCGAGGCCGGTTGCGACTTCGAAGCCATGGGCCTCTCGCTGGTGCTGCATCCACGCAATCCCTATTGCCCGACGGCGCACATGAACGTGCGCTGTTTCATCGCCCGCCGCCCCGATGGCGACCCGCAGGAAGCTCCCCTGTGGTGGTTCGGCGGCGGCATGGATCTGACGCCCTACTACCCGTTCGAGGAAGACGTGCGCCATTTTCACGCCCGCTGCCGCGACGCGCTGGCGCCGTTCGAGGACGGCACCGACAGTCACGCCCTGCATGCGCGATACAAGGATTGGTGCGATCGCTATTTCTACCTGCCGCACCGCCAGGAGCCGCGCGGCGTGGGCGGCATTTTCTTCGACGATCTCGACAGCGGCGGCTTCGAGCGCTGTTTCGCCCTGGCGCGCAACGTTGGCGACAGCTTCATCGATGCCTATCTGCCACTCATCGAACGCCGCCGCGATCTGGCCTACGGCGAGCGCGAGCGGGATTTCCAGGCCTATCGCCGCGGCCGCTACGTCGAATTCAACCTGGTCTGCGATCGCGGCACGCTGTTCGGCCTGCAGTCCGGCGGCCGCAGCGAATCCATCCTCATGTCGCTGCCGCCCATCGTCCGCTGGCGCTACGACTGGCAACCCGCCGCCGGCAGCGCCGAAGCGCGCCTGTATACCGACTTCCTGCCGCCGCGCGACTGGCTGGCGGAATCACAATAA
- a CDS encoding TonB-dependent receptor plug domain-containing protein, producing MTCFPRPPGGTRRRRPLAPALATACLGCLAGAVAPLPAMAAPPTAMPEVTITAKGDALAEQRAAASQKTVLDRAEIESLGGLTVGEVIRKLPGVDAGEHSGDGGMSARSRGMVRDSVQFLVNGERPTANARFALTQIGRMPTEELERIEILRGASAEFGGAAPVTVNLVMRRPLANAASSLKAAIGQRGDQPNGQFTFSRSGGADGFTWLLPLTINHHGMPVEQTLVRTDTSPSAQRETERGDYRIDELIVSPRLSWKDGANNFTLWPSVYRNDGKRATLIDNDATGQRRDSESSAMRISRLRAESEQRIGSGKLSARAAVMDGRREADRERRPTSAAAWQEIERRQDGELSASLRYDLPLGADDAHYFSAGLDAARHRREDGQWFTGGLSSASNFIGRERQWSAWLQDEWRAQPDLTLTAGLRGETMSLSANNATRRHGAVTPSLALKWEAAPGWVARLSSGGAIRFPKLEELTSVTSRAASANSPLEPDRGGNPALRPERIVNLEAGLDRNLAEEAGVIGVNLYLRRTRDFVERRQALEGMRWVDRPENTGLARHWGMEWSAKLRGTALPWLPPSASLRANLTLPRGEVDDQRLGLRRAVRDMPSHTASLGYEQSLTSWPVSFGFQLQRSGTTRSRVADELVSDSKSRNLLDVHLVRRLDASFNLRLAVQNLLGADTRRYATAIDGADAWSLDTAERGQRTWLLSLEGKW from the coding sequence ATGACGTGTTTCCCTCGACCGCCTGGCGGCACCCGGCGGCGGCGTCCTTTGGCTCCGGCGCTGGCCACCGCCTGCCTGGGCTGCCTGGCCGGCGCCGTTGCGCCGCTGCCGGCAATGGCGGCGCCGCCGACGGCGATGCCGGAAGTCACCATCACGGCGAAGGGCGATGCGCTGGCCGAGCAGCGCGCGGCCGCCTCGCAGAAGACCGTGCTCGACCGCGCCGAGATCGAAAGCCTCGGCGGCCTGACGGTCGGCGAGGTGATCCGCAAGCTGCCCGGCGTCGATGCCGGCGAGCACAGCGGCGATGGCGGCATGAGCGCGCGCTCGCGCGGCATGGTGCGCGACTCGGTGCAGTTTCTGGTCAATGGCGAACGCCCGACGGCGAACGCCCGCTTCGCGCTGACGCAGATCGGTCGCATGCCGACGGAGGAACTGGAGCGCATCGAAATCCTGCGCGGTGCTTCCGCAGAATTCGGCGGCGCGGCGCCGGTCACGGTCAATCTGGTGATGCGCCGTCCGCTGGCGAACGCCGCCAGCTCCTTGAAGGCCGCCATCGGCCAGCGCGGCGACCAGCCCAACGGCCAGTTCACCTTCAGCCGCAGTGGCGGCGCGGATGGTTTTACCTGGCTGTTGCCGCTGACCATCAACCACCATGGCATGCCGGTGGAACAGACGCTCGTGCGCACTGACACGTCACCGTCGGCGCAGCGCGAGACGGAACGCGGCGATTACCGGATCGACGAACTCATCGTCTCGCCGCGTTTGTCCTGGAAGGACGGCGCGAACAACTTCACACTCTGGCCCAGCGTCTATCGCAACGATGGCAAGCGCGCCACGTTGATCGACAACGATGCCACCGGGCAACGGCGCGACAGCGAAAGCAGCGCCATGCGCATCAGCCGCCTGCGTGCCGAAAGCGAGCAGCGCATCGGCAGCGGCAAGCTTTCCGCCCGCGCCGCCGTGATGGACGGCCGGCGTGAGGCCGACCGCGAGCGACGGCCCACCAGCGCGGCGGCCTGGCAGGAGATCGAGCGGCGCCAGGATGGCGAGCTGTCGGCCAGCCTGCGCTATGACCTGCCGCTGGGCGCCGACGATGCGCATTACTTCTCGGCCGGCCTCGATGCCGCCCGGCATCGCCGCGAGGATGGACAGTGGTTCACCGGCGGCCTGAGCAGCGCCAGCAACTTCATCGGCCGCGAACGCCAGTGGTCGGCCTGGTTGCAGGACGAATGGCGGGCGCAGCCCGACCTGACGCTGACCGCCGGCCTGCGCGGCGAAACCATGAGCCTGTCGGCAAACAACGCGACGCGGCGGCATGGCGCGGTCACGCCCTCGCTGGCACTGAAGTGGGAAGCCGCGCCGGGCTGGGTTGCGCGGCTGTCGTCCGGCGGCGCCATCCGCTTTCCCAAGCTGGAGGAGCTGACCTCGGTCACCAGCCGGGCGGCTTCGGCCAATTCGCCGCTGGAACCGGATCGCGGCGGCAATCCGGCCTTGCGCCCCGAACGCATCGTCAATCTGGAAGCGGGACTCGATCGCAATCTCGCCGAGGAGGCCGGCGTGATCGGCGTCAACCTGTATCTGCGGCGCACCCGCGACTTCGTCGAGCGGCGTCAAGCGCTCGAAGGGATGCGCTGGGTGGATCGTCCCGAGAACACCGGCCTGGCGCGTCACTGGGGCATGGAGTGGTCGGCCAAGCTGCGCGGCACGGCGCTGCCCTGGCTGCCGCCGAGCGCCAGCCTGCGCGCCAACCTGACCCTGCCGCGCGGCGAGGTGGATGACCAGCGCCTCGGTTTGCGCCGCGCGGTGCGCGACATGCCCAGCCATACCGCCTCGCTGGGCTACGAGCAGAGCCTGACGAGCTGGCCGGTGAGTTTCGGATTCCAGCTCCAGCGCAGCGGCACGACGCGCAGCCGCGTGGCGGATGAGTTGGTTTCCGACAGCAAGTCGCGCAATCTTCTCGACGTCCATCTGGTGCGTCGCCTCGATGCGTCCTTCAACCTGCGCCTGGCCGTCCAGAATCTGCTCGGCGCCGATACCCGCCGCTACGCCACCGCAATCGACGGCGCCGATGCCTGGTCGCTCGACACCGCCGAGCGCGGCCAGCGCACCTGGCTGCTGTCGCTGGAGGGCAAGTGGTAA
- the rpsD gene encoding 30S ribosomal protein S4 gives MSRYTGPRVKVLRALGLDLPGLSRKTMQDRNQPPGQHGARKVASKKSEFGLQLLEKQKLRYNYGLTEKQLRRVVADAKKARGATGENMVQLLERRLDNMVFRAGFAPTIPAARQLVAHGHFQLNGRRVTIPSIRLRVGDSFAPGTAAAKLDMIRATLEAPSLERPEWIGFDAATLTARVNHLPGGDAAPFPLDLQRIVEYYATRM, from the coding sequence ATGTCCCGTTACACCGGCCCGCGCGTCAAGGTTCTGCGCGCACTTGGCCTCGACCTGCCCGGCTTGTCGCGCAAGACGATGCAGGATCGCAACCAGCCGCCGGGCCAGCATGGCGCGCGCAAGGTTGCCTCGAAGAAGTCCGAGTTCGGTCTGCAGCTGCTGGAAAAGCAGAAGCTGCGCTACAACTATGGCCTGACGGAGAAACAGTTGCGCCGCGTCGTCGCCGACGCCAAGAAGGCGCGCGGCGCGACCGGTGAGAACATGGTGCAATTGCTCGAACGCCGTCTCGACAACATGGTGTTCCGCGCCGGCTTCGCGCCGACCATTCCGGCTGCCCGGCAACTGGTGGCCCATGGACATTTCCAGCTCAACGGTCGGCGCGTGACGATTCCTTCGATACGCCTGCGCGTCGGCGACAGCTTCGCGCCGGGTACGGCCGCCGCCAAGCTCGACATGATCCGTGCCACGCTGGAAGCGCCGTCGCTCGAACGGCCGGAGTGGATCGGTTTCGATGCCGCCACCCTGACGGCGCGGGTGAACCACCTGCCCGGCGGCGATGCCGCGCCTTTCCCGCTCGACCTGCAGCGCATCGTCGAGTACTACGCAACCCGAATGTAA
- a CDS encoding MotA/TolQ/ExbB proton channel family protein, whose translation MSQMLEVMMYQVGQIFLIPTLLVISVMFLYSFYALGAFLVQGWQRKRGGRNGMAGTAGGYPLILWARSRPGISDDDLDVIAHKMLETPRLATRIAPMLGLVATMIPMGPALKGLSDGNLAQVSDNLAVAFSAVILALIAASITYWIVSVKRRWLAEELAWLMAQPERRPVAAAGREARLDEGDEAGAAA comes from the coding sequence ATGAGTCAAATGCTCGAAGTCATGATGTACCAGGTCGGTCAGATCTTCTTGATCCCGACCCTGCTGGTCATCTCCGTCATGTTCCTCTATTCCTTCTACGCTCTCGGCGCCTTTCTCGTCCAGGGCTGGCAGCGCAAGCGCGGCGGCCGCAACGGCATGGCGGGCACGGCCGGCGGCTATCCGTTGATCCTCTGGGCGCGCAGCCGGCCCGGCATCAGCGACGACGATCTCGACGTCATCGCCCACAAGATGCTGGAAACGCCGCGTCTGGCCACGCGCATCGCGCCGATGCTGGGGCTGGTGGCGACGATGATCCCGATGGGGCCGGCGCTGAAGGGGCTGTCCGACGGCAATCTGGCGCAGGTGTCCGACAACCTGGCGGTGGCTTTTTCCGCCGTCATCCTGGCGCTGATCGCCGCTTCGATCACCTACTGGATCGTCTCGGTCAAGCGCCGCTGGCTGGCCGAGGAACTGGCCTGGCTGATGGCGCAGCCGGAGCGCCGGCCTGTCGCTGCGGCCGGACGCGAAGCGCGGCTCGACGAAGGCGATGAAGCGGGAGCGGCGGCATGA
- a CDS encoding DUF2149 domain-containing protein, whose protein sequence is MKFLHEPESDDPILSVVNLIDIFLVIIAALLITVAQNPLINPFSKQDVTVITDPGKPNMQMIVKKGEKIEKYQSSGQVGSGDGEKAGVAYRMKDGSMVYVPEGGDGGK, encoded by the coding sequence ATGAAGTTCCTGCACGAACCGGAATCCGACGATCCCATCCTCTCGGTCGTCAACCTCATCGACATCTTCCTCGTCATCATCGCCGCGCTCCTGATCACCGTGGCGCAGAACCCGTTGATCAACCCCTTCAGCAAGCAGGACGTCACGGTGATCACCGACCCCGGCAAGCCGAACATGCAGATGATCGTCAAGAAGGGCGAGAAGATCGAGAAATATCAGTCCAGCGGCCAGGTCGGCAGCGGCGACGGCGAGAAGGCCGGGGTGGCCTATCGCATGAAGGACGGCTCGATGGTGTACGTGCCGGAAGGCGGAGACGGCGGGAAGTGA
- a CDS encoding cobaltochelatase subunit CobN, producing MKSASLLALVLYLLCSVVAHAAPAAPTADRVLFFSPIMGKPSQQAKYAAFARTAAGKGMSVDHRFTDEVSPEAARALFAQYRIVIFDALSGPDSLAPVASAYGRAVAANPGLIAVAAGLPGTPLTQNAPEGIEGELHPYLQNGGQENFSRLHKFLKVRLLGEPGKVEPPLIFPQEALYHPDAPQLIFKDTESYLRWRPAKPGQATVAVIFHRNHLAADSLAPVDATIRALEKRGLAVLPYYSDIVSDYLGEKFLMKDGKPRAQVVITHQAMIIDAEKVRAQAARIGVPILHALHYRDGDVEVWKKDLTGIHLTQVPMTLVMPEIIGFIDPMIVAAQDARTKRMELIPAQLDALVGKAVSMTRLAQRPNADKKLALFFYNYPPGTSNLGAAFLDIPKSLAALTQALQQRGYSVEPRDAEFFEKDALATLAPYYSKNVAADVPALVKNGYAALWPVAAYRRWYDRLPHEVRAGIEKYWGAPEKSHMTVMHQGQRHFVIPRVALGNVIVLPQPRRNESENSQGDAQLYHDTKVPVTHSYLATYLWLREQVGVDALVHLGTHGTQEWLHGKERGLSVYDDPYLILGDTPVFYPYIADNLAEGIQARRRGRATLISHLTPPFAVTGTFDEMSEISRLINEHASAGVESLKEKVFQNILDKVIATKLYLDMDWESREDNARARAVRDPEGFLDVLHDFLLGLSNQAQPLGNHTLGRLPKREHMVSTLALMLGKDFLVAADGPEAANTRDYKLFETSNAARLLAEHVIDGKPLDGVSTTLRLYLETARGHYANFQASDEIGSLLAGLEGHYIPTGYGGDVVRNPDLLPTGRNMYAFDPAKVPTRSAWETGKQLAEQTIADYRKQHGRYPEKLVFNLWSLETMRHFGVMEAQILALMGARPVWNETGMLNDNVAEMVRDRLRNMPEFISRLAVNTLTGDRLLKIADYLPERVKSKIPLARMHDMRNIGRDDIIGVEAIPASELNRPRIDVVISVTGLYRDTFPGPMKRLAEAVKKVAELDERDNFIRRNTQSLRQMLAGQGLAGDEAEMLSTVRVFSSQVGQYGNGVSEVAAASDTWETDDTIARSYLNTLGYYFGADEKRWGEKRAGLDLYAKNLAGSDAVMFSRTSNLYGLLTSDDPYGYFGALSLVIRKLSGKSPDSLIANLRSADDPRMEPTARFMAQELKGRQFHPQWIVAQRDQGYSGTLNVLDAVENFWGWQVVDPNAVREDQWQEFHDVYVRDKLKLGTREWFEEKNPRALAQIAERMLEANRKGYWQADAATLKELVEVVEDAMRRHGFEPMNEKVMPFVEQLKSSGYGLDFVTPAPGKVAAQPPQIEGQRLERQDEGSAATPPADLPAFLVLALVLLAVSTAAGALRQAGRLPTFSFRFPTTTHRSFP from the coding sequence ATGAAATCCGCTTCCCTGCTCGCCCTCGTGCTTTACCTGCTCTGCAGCGTGGTTGCGCATGCAGCGCCCGCCGCGCCCACGGCAGACAGGGTGCTGTTCTTTTCGCCGATCATGGGCAAGCCGTCGCAGCAGGCGAAGTACGCCGCCTTCGCGCGCACGGCGGCCGGGAAGGGGATGAGCGTCGATCACCGCTTCACCGACGAGGTGAGTCCCGAGGCGGCGCGGGCGCTGTTCGCGCAGTACCGCATCGTCATTTTCGATGCCCTCTCCGGCCCCGATTCGCTGGCCCCGGTGGCCAGCGCCTATGGTCGGGCCGTCGCCGCCAATCCCGGCCTGATCGCCGTCGCCGCCGGGCTGCCCGGCACGCCGCTGACGCAGAATGCGCCCGAGGGAATCGAAGGCGAGCTGCATCCCTACCTGCAGAACGGCGGTCAGGAGAACTTCAGCCGGCTGCATAAATTTCTCAAGGTGCGCCTGCTCGGTGAGCCTGGCAAGGTCGAGCCGCCGCTGATCTTCCCGCAGGAAGCGCTCTACCATCCGGATGCGCCGCAGCTCATTTTCAAGGATACGGAAAGCTATCTGCGCTGGCGGCCAGCCAAGCCGGGACAGGCGACGGTGGCAGTGATCTTTCACCGCAACCATCTGGCCGCCGATTCGCTGGCGCCGGTCGATGCCACCATACGCGCGCTGGAAAAGCGTGGCCTGGCGGTGCTGCCTTACTACTCCGACATCGTCAGTGATTATCTTGGCGAAAAGTTCCTGATGAAGGACGGTAAGCCGCGCGCCCAGGTGGTCATCACGCATCAGGCAATGATCATCGATGCCGAAAAAGTGCGCGCCCAGGCCGCGCGCATCGGCGTGCCCATTTTGCATGCGCTGCATTACCGCGACGGCGACGTCGAAGTGTGGAAAAAAGACCTCACGGGCATTCACCTGACGCAGGTGCCGATGACGCTGGTGATGCCGGAAATCATCGGCTTCATCGACCCGATGATCGTCGCCGCGCAGGATGCCAGGACGAAACGCATGGAGCTGATTCCGGCACAGCTCGACGCGCTGGTCGGCAAGGCGGTGAGCATGACGCGGCTGGCGCAGCGGCCCAACGCCGACAAGAAGCTGGCGCTGTTCTTCTACAACTACCCGCCGGGCACCTCCAACCTCGGCGCGGCCTTCCTCGACATACCGAAATCGCTGGCGGCACTCACCCAGGCGCTGCAGCAACGTGGCTACAGCGTCGAACCACGCGACGCCGAATTCTTCGAGAAGGATGCCCTGGCGACGCTGGCGCCCTACTACAGCAAGAATGTTGCTGCCGACGTTCCGGCGCTGGTGAAGAATGGTTATGCCGCGCTCTGGCCAGTGGCGGCCTACCGCCGCTGGTACGACCGCCTGCCGCACGAGGTGCGCGCCGGCATCGAGAAATATTGGGGCGCGCCGGAAAAGAGCCACATGACGGTGATGCACCAGGGCCAGCGTCATTTCGTCATTCCCCGCGTGGCGCTGGGCAACGTCATCGTGCTGCCGCAGCCGCGTCGCAACGAGAGCGAGAACAGCCAGGGCGATGCGCAGCTCTACCACGACACCAAGGTGCCCGTGACGCATTCCTATCTCGCCACCTATCTGTGGCTGCGCGAACAGGTCGGCGTCGATGCGCTGGTGCACCTGGGCACGCATGGCACGCAGGAATGGCTGCATGGCAAGGAGCGCGGCCTGTCGGTGTATGACGACCCCTACCTGATCCTCGGCGATACGCCGGTGTTCTATCCCTACATCGCCGATAACCTCGCCGAGGGCATCCAGGCACGGCGGCGCGGTCGTGCCACGCTGATCTCGCATCTGACACCACCGTTTGCCGTGACCGGCACCTTCGACGAAATGAGCGAAATCAGCCGCCTCATCAACGAGCATGCCTCGGCCGGTGTCGAGTCGCTGAAGGAAAAAGTGTTCCAGAACATTCTGGACAAGGTGATCGCGACCAAGCTCTATCTGGACATGGACTGGGAGAGCCGCGAAGACAACGCGCGTGCGCGGGCCGTGCGCGACCCCGAGGGTTTTCTCGATGTCCTGCACGACTTCCTGCTGGGGTTGTCCAACCAGGCGCAGCCGCTGGGTAATCACACCCTGGGGCGCCTGCCCAAACGTGAGCACATGGTGTCGACGCTGGCGCTGATGCTCGGCAAGGATTTCCTCGTTGCCGCCGACGGGCCGGAAGCCGCCAACACGCGCGACTACAAGCTGTTCGAAACATCCAACGCCGCCCGCCTGCTGGCCGAGCACGTCATCGACGGCAAGCCGCTGGACGGCGTGTCCACCACGCTGCGCCTCTATCTTGAAACCGCCCGCGGCCATTACGCGAACTTCCAGGCCAGCGACGAAATCGGCAGTCTGCTCGCCGGCCTCGAAGGGCATTACATCCCCACCGGCTACGGCGGCGACGTGGTGCGCAATCCCGACCTGCTGCCCACTGGCCGCAACATGTACGCCTTCGACCCGGCCAAGGTGCCGACGCGCAGCGCCTGGGAAACCGGCAAGCAGCTCGCCGAGCAGACGATCGCGGACTACCGCAAGCAGCACGGCCGCTATCCGGAGAAGCTGGTCTTCAACCTCTGGTCGCTGGAGACCATGCGCCACTTCGGCGTCATGGAGGCGCAGATCCTCGCGCTGATGGGCGCGCGGCCGGTGTGGAACGAAACCGGCATGCTCAACGACAACGTCGCCGAGATGGTGCGCGACCGGCTGCGCAACATGCCCGAGTTCATCTCCAGGCTCGCCGTCAACACGCTGACCGGCGACCGCCTGCTGAAGATCGCCGACTATCTGCCCGAGCGGGTGAAAAGCAAGATCCCGCTGGCGCGCATGCACGACATGCGCAACATCGGCCGCGACGACATCATCGGCGTCGAAGCGATCCCGGCCAGCGAGCTGAATCGCCCGCGCATCGACGTGGTGATCTCGGTCACCGGCCTCTACCGCGATACGTTTCCCGGCCCGATGAAGCGCCTGGCCGAGGCGGTGAAGAAGGTGGCGGAACTCGACGAGCGCGACAACTTCATCCGCCGCAACACGCAGAGCCTGCGCCAGATGCTCGCCGGCCAGGGGCTGGCCGGGGACGAGGCCGAGATGCTGTCCACCGTGCGCGTCTTCTCCAGCCAGGTGGGCCAGTACGGCAACGGCGTTTCCGAAGTCGCCGCCGCCTCCGATACCTGGGAGACGGACGACACGATCGCGCGCAGCTATCTGAACACTCTCGGCTACTACTTCGGCGCCGACGAGAAGCGCTGGGGCGAGAAGCGGGCGGGCCTCGACCTCTACGCGAAGAACCTCGCCGGCTCGGACGCCGTGATGTTCTCGCGCACCTCCAACCTCTATGGGCTGCTCACCTCCGACGATCCCTACGGCTATTTCGGCGCGCTGTCGCTGGTCATCCGCAAGCTTTCCGGCAAGTCGCCCGACAGCCTGATCGCCAACCTGCGCTCGGCTGACGATCCACGCATGGAACCCACGGCCCGCTTCATGGCGCAGGAGCTGAAGGGACGCCAGTTCCATCCGCAGTGGATCGTCGCGCAGCGCGACCAGGGCTATTCCGGCACGCTCAACGTGCTCGATGCGGTCGAGAACTTCTGGGGCTGGCAGGTCGTCGACCCGAACGCCGTGCGCGAAGACCAGTGGCAGGAATTCCACGATGTCTACGTCCGCGACAAGCTCAAGCTCGGCACGCGCGAGTGGTTCGAGGAGAAGAATCCGCGCGCGCTGGCGCAGATCGCCGAGCGCATGCTCGAAGCCAATCGCAAGGGCTACTGGCAGGCCGACGCCGCGACGCTGAAGGAACTGGTCGAGGTCGTCGAGGATGCCATGCGCCGCCACGGCTTCGAGCCGATGAACGAGAAGGTGATGCCCTTCGTCGAGCAGTTGAAGAGCAGCGGCTACGGTCTCGATTTTGTCACGCCGGCGCCGGGCAAGGTGGCCGCGCAGCCGCCGCAGATCGAGGGCCAGCGTCTCGAAAGGCAGGACGAGGGCAGCGCCGCCACGCCGCCGGCCGACCTGCCGGCGTTCCTCGTGCTCGCGCTCGTGCTGCTCGCGGTCAGCACCGCGGCGGGCGCATTGCGCCAGGCCGGGCGTCTGCCCACATTTTCATTCCGTTTCCCAACGACTACCCACAGGAGTTTTCCATGA